In a genomic window of Plasmodium malariae genome assembly, chromosome: 4:
- the PmUG01_04025100 gene encoding serine-repeat antigen, putative, translating into MMSVKFCKNIIKCGKDKLNEPPQDSTGVGEVIKPVSSQNKENIPNDTSKKRDTPTKTISFTIPGNLENDNSNDENKNGYGVVGTSSSHAIVVTSLPQPEGTTSTVTPPGPVSTGVSESSDNSGRTSLVTSESGDASANTASAVVLTETGQLGQLQQPQQPRSPVTPSQGLQQPGSTPVKDNLEPGSPDKPIQVESSLLKNFDGVKIVGSCGAYFRVHLVPHILIYALTKYSIIQIESLFNENTKIDFEHADDIKNKSVKVDIRKYRVPKLDRPFTAIQVYTANVKAGLIESKNYAIGSDIPGKCSAIATECFLNGNFNIESCYQCTLLVQNKDLSDECFKYVSGDMKSKYNEIKVMGQDDQDSKEYQFNESIDIILKNIYKVDISKNSKVLITLDDFDDVLKIELMNYCKLLKEMDVKGTLENHQLGNEVDIFNNLIRLLSIHPNENIITLQDKLRNTAICLKDVDKWIENKRGLILPVLEDNTISGNSNSSSNIEEEEDDDDEYKNGNYLNEDIYRKDGDGVIDLVKAGKELKLRSPYFKNSKYCNKEYCDRWKDKTSCISNIEVEEQGNCGLCWVFASKLHLETIRCMRGYGHFRSSALFIANCSKRKPKHRCTVGSNPIEFLQIVDERKFLPLESDYPYSIINAGNACPKPKNNWTNLWGNSKLLFHKMYGHFMSYKGFISYESNHFRDNMDLFIDLVKREIQNKGSVIIYIKTKDVIGYDFNGRGVHSMCGDRVPDHAANIIGYGNYINTDGKKRSYWIVRNSWGYYWGTEGNFKVDILGPPHCKYNFIHTVVVFKLNLGIVNISNNKINDKAPYFSKHSSDFFHSLYFNNYNEYEDESPFDNDDDMNVVNPGGNKYKGFSQKEPRKGIIRGQDDPSTGGSDATEGGGSSSSGSNGSNSSSNSNSSSSSSSSSSSSSSSSSSSSSSSSSSSSSSSSSSSSSSSSSSSSSGSGSGSSTSSSGSGSSTSSSGNNSGDSGTDVNSSVEKNIQILHILKHIENSKITRSFVKYDNINETKEDHTCSRSHSKDPAKHDECKQFCESNWNTCKGHYSPGYCLTKLYNGGNCYFCYV; encoded by the exons ATGATGAGTGTAAAATTTTG caaaaatataataaaatgtggAAAAGATAAACTTAATGAACCCCCCCAAGATAGTACAGGAGTAGGTGAAGTAATCAAACCCGTATCTTCacaaaataaagagaatATACCAAATGATACTtcgaaaaaaagagataCTCCAACAAAGACTATATCGTTTACAATACCAGGTAATTTAGAAAATGATAATTcgaatgatgaaaataagaaTGGTTATGGAGTTGTAGGGACATCTTCATCACATGCGATAGTTGTGACTTCATTGCCTCAACCTGAAGGTACAACTTCGACTGTAACACCACCTGGTCCTGTATCGACAGGAGTATCCGAATCATCTGATAACTCGGGACGTACGAGTTTAGTTACATCTGAAAGTGGAGATGCATCTGCGAATACAGCTTCGGCTGTGGTCTTAACTGAAACAGGTCAACTTGGACAACTTCAACAACCACAGCAACCTCGTTCACCTGTGACTCCATCACAAGGCTTACAACAACCTGGGAGTACTCCAGTTAAAGATAATTTAGAACCTGGATCCCCTGATAAACCTATTCAAGTAGAATCCTCTCTGTTGAAAAACTTTGATGGGGTAAAAATTGTTGGTTCATGTGGTGCATATTTTCGAGTACATCTTGTTccacatattttaatatacgcCTTAACTAAATATTCAATTATTCAAATAGaatcattatttaatgaaaatacaaaGATAGATTTTGAACATGCGGAtgatataaagaataaat cTGTCAAGGTAGATATAAGAAAATACAGAGTTCCAAAATTAGATAGGCCATTCACTGCCATACAGGTGTATACCGCAAATGTGAAAGCGGGTCTGAttgaaagtaaaaattatgcCATAGGAAGTGATATTCCTG GGAAGTGCAGTGCAATTGCAACTGAATGCTTCTTAAACGGCAATTTCAACATAGAGAGTTGCTATCAGTGTACTTTACTCGTACAGAACAAGGATCTGTCAGATGAATGCTTTAAGTATGTCTCTGGTGATATgaaatcaaaatataatgaaataaaagtgATGGGACAAGATGATCAGGATTCGAAGGAATATCAATTTAATGAGTCTAtagatattatattaaaaaatatatataaagtagaTATAAGTAAAAACAGTAAGGTGTTAATAACTCTGGATGATTTTGAtgatgttttaaaaatagaattaatgaattattgtaagttattaaaagaaatggaTGTAAAAGGGACTTTAGAAAATCATCAGTTAGGAAACGAAGTAgacatatttaataatttgataCGACTGTTAAGTATTCATCCTAATGagaatattattacattacaGGATAAGCTAAGGAACACAGCAATATGCCTAAAGGATGTTGATAAATGgattgaaaataaaagaggTTTAATATTACCTGTGTTAGAAGATAATACTATTTCGGGTAATTCAAACAGTTCGTCAAATattgaagaagaagaagatgatgatgatgaatataaaaatggtaattatctaaatgaagatatatatagaaagGATGGAGATGGTGTTATTGATTTAGTTAAAGCAggaaaagaattaaaattaagatctccttattttaaaaatagcaaaTATTGTAATAAAGAATATTGTGATAGATGGAAAGATAAAACAAGCTGTATATCAAATATTGAAGTAGAAGAGCAAGGAAATTGTGGACTTTGTTGGGTATTTGCATCTAAATTGCATTTAGAAACTATTAGATGTATGAGAGGATATGGTCATTTTAGAAGTTCTGCATTATTTATTGCAAACTGTTCTAAGAGGAAACCTAAACATAGATGTACTGTAGGATCAAATCCAATAGAATTTCTTCAAATTGTAGATGAAAGAAAATTCTTACCTCTAGAATCTGATTATCCATATTCAATTATAAATGCAGGAAATGCTTGTCCAAAGCCTAAAAACAATTGGACTAATTTATGGGGAAATAgcaaattattatttcataaaatgtATGGACATTTTATGAGTTATAAAGGATTTATATCATATGAAAGTAATCACTTTAGAGACAACATGGATCTATTTATAGATTTagtaaaaagagaaattcaaaataaaggttctgttattatttatataaaaacgaAAGATGTTATTGGTTATGATTTTAATGGAAGAGGTGTACATAGTATGTGTGGGGACAGAGTACCAGATCATGCAGCAAATATAATTGGTTAtggtaattatattaatacggATGGGAAAAAAAGATCATACTGGATTGTTAGAAATAGTTGGGGTTATTATTGGGGAACAGAAGGAAATTTTAAAGTAGATATTCTTGGACCCCCacattgtaaatataatttcatacATACTGTAGTTGTTTTCAAACTTAACTTAGgtattgttaatatatcaaataataaGATAAATGATAAGGCTCCTTATTTTTCGAAACACAGTTCTGACTTTTTCCATAgtctttattttaataattataatgaataCGAAGATGAATCTCCCTTTGACAATGATGATGATATGAATGTAGTGAACCCTGGTGGCAATAAATATAAGGGCTTTTCACAAAAGGAACCGAGGAAAGGAATTATTAGGGGTCAAGATGATCCATCCACGGGGGGAAGTGATGCCACTGAAGGTGGAGgtagtagtagcagtggAAGTAATggtagtaatagtagtagtaatagtaatagtagtagtagtagtagtagtagtagtagtagtagtagcagtagtagtagtagtagtagtagtagtagtagtagtagtagtagtagtagtagtagtagtagtagtagtagtagtagtagtagtagtagtagtagtggtAGTGGTAGTGGTAGTAGTACTAGTAGTAGTGGTAGTGGTAGTAGTACTAGTAGTAGTGGCAATAATAGTGGTGATAGTGGCACTGATGTGAACTCGTCAGTCgagaaaaatattcaaatattacatattttaaaacatatcGAGAATTCAAAAATTACGAGATCCTTTgttaaatatgataatataaatgaaacgAAAGAGGATCATACATGTTCAAGGTCCCACTCAAAAGACCCAGCGAAACATGATGAATGTAAACAGTTTTGTGAATCTAACTGGAACACTTGCAAAGGTCATTATTCTCCCGGTTACTGCTTAACAAAATTGTACAATGGAGGAAATTGTTATTTCTGTTATGTGTAA